Proteins encoded in a region of the Marinobacter arenosus genome:
- a CDS encoding HD-GYP domain-containing protein: MGVQQRKIAVHDLEVGMFVSDLDRPWHQTPFPIQGFHIRSQDDVRAVTSHCKWVMIDVAEVRVSAALEDTTKPAFSRNASRRGKGRDVLQLPPINIREPVTYETVTTLKKEMKTSRHLLDDAEMALHRLFETVRHEGVADLKPIAEITSRMVSSVIRQPDALLWLSRTRQHDDYIYRHALNTSVWALVCGRHLGLNEGLLNHLGLGCLMSQVGKCALPRELLNREGQLSTEEYAQYREYVSKGVEMLSDSGLSRAVLSVVQGHRERHNGSGFPEGVRGDRIPLLAKVAGIAEFFESLIGPRETSEPITPDKAVAMLYDMRNIEFQEDLAESFIQAIGIYPTGSLVELNDGQRGIVVSHSPERRLWPRVMVMTDSDHRPLKSAKVIDLARFNETRDAGEAITIRECLPHGTEGLDPAGYDVTGGESRWNLSRLIIG; this comes from the coding sequence GTGGGCGTCCAGCAGAGAAAAATAGCAGTGCACGATCTGGAGGTGGGCATGTTTGTGTCCGATCTCGATCGGCCCTGGCACCAAACCCCTTTCCCCATTCAGGGATTTCATATCCGCTCCCAGGACGACGTTCGTGCAGTGACGTCTCACTGCAAGTGGGTGATGATTGATGTCGCGGAAGTTCGGGTGTCCGCTGCACTGGAAGACACCACAAAGCCGGCATTCAGTCGCAACGCCAGTCGTCGTGGCAAAGGCCGGGATGTGCTGCAGTTGCCGCCCATCAACATCCGGGAGCCGGTCACCTATGAGACGGTGACCACCCTCAAGAAAGAGATGAAGACGTCGCGTCATCTGCTGGATGATGCTGAGATGGCCCTTCATCGCCTGTTCGAAACCGTGCGTCACGAGGGCGTTGCAGACCTGAAACCCATCGCTGAGATCACCAGCCGGATGGTCAGCAGCGTTATTCGCCAGCCCGACGCATTGCTGTGGCTGAGTCGGACACGCCAGCATGACGATTACATATACCGACATGCTCTCAACACGTCCGTTTGGGCGTTGGTTTGTGGGCGCCACCTCGGGCTGAATGAAGGGCTGTTGAATCATCTCGGGCTTGGCTGTCTGATGTCTCAGGTGGGTAAGTGCGCCTTGCCGAGGGAGCTACTGAACCGTGAGGGACAGCTGAGCACCGAGGAATATGCCCAGTACCGTGAGTACGTATCGAAAGGCGTAGAAATGCTCTCCGACAGTGGGCTTTCACGGGCTGTTCTGAGTGTTGTGCAGGGCCACCGTGAGCGACACAACGGCTCCGGCTTCCCGGAGGGCGTGCGGGGTGACCGTATTCCTCTATTGGCCAAGGTAGCGGGTATTGCCGAGTTCTTCGAGTCGCTGATCGGGCCGCGGGAGACCTCTGAGCCGATAACGCCGGACAAGGCCGTGGCGATGCTCTATGACATGAGAAACATCGAGTTTCAGGAAGACCTGGCTGAGAGCTTTATCCAGGCCATCGGAATTTATCCCACGGGTAGTCTGGTGGAACTGAATGACGGTCAACGTGGGATAGTTGTGTCCCATTCACCAGAGCGCCGACTGTGGCCCCGTGTGATGGTAATGACCGACAGCGATCACCGGCCGTTGAAGTCTGCGAAGGTGATTGACCTGGCCCGGTTCAATGAGACCCGGGATGCCGGGGAAGCCATTACCATCCGTGAGTGCCTGCCCCATGGCACAGAGGGGCTGGATCCCGCCGGCTACGATGTGACTGGCGGGGAATCCCGCTGGAACCTCTCCCGGCTGATCATCGGATAA
- a CDS encoding Mpo1-like protein, with amino-acid sequence MSDQRTFSNFSEFYPYYLEEHSDVTCRRLHFAGSLLVLVVAFWAIASGKLVWLLLLPIIGYGFAWVGHFKFEKNRPATFKYPVYSLMGDWVMFRDMLIGRIRF; translated from the coding sequence ATGAGTGACCAACGAACTTTTAGCAACTTTTCAGAATTCTACCCCTACTACCTCGAAGAGCACAGCGATGTCACCTGCCGTCGGCTGCACTTCGCGGGCAGCCTGCTGGTACTGGTTGTCGCGTTCTGGGCAATCGCCTCGGGCAAGCTGGTCTGGCTGTTGCTGCTGCCGATTATCGGGTACGGCTTTGCCTGGGTGGGTCACTTCAAGTTTGAAAAGAACCGGCCGGCGACCTTCAAATACCCGGTCTACAGCCTGATGGGCGACTGGGTCATGTTCAGAGATATGCTTATCGGCCGGATCCGCTTCTAA
- a CDS encoding ABC transporter ATP-binding protein yields the protein MTHALEIEGLVKTYGDGFEALKGIDLRVAEGDFFALLGPNGAGKSTTLGIVCSLVNKTSGKVRVFGNDIDTHLSDAKLNLGVVPQEFNFNQFEKVFDIVTTQAGYYGIPLKQAAVSAEKYLKKLGLWDKRDTPARMLSGGMKRRLMIARALVHEPRLLILDEPTAGVDIELRRSMWAFLEEMNRQGTTIILTTHYLEEAEALCRNIAIIDHGRILKNTSKRDLLQELSVETFVLDTEVPLSSAPELDGFATRLDGEGALEVDVEKGQGLNQVFVQLDKHGIKVVSMRTKANRLEELFIRMVEENARESRKGLEGVA from the coding sequence ATGACCCATGCTCTGGAAATCGAAGGTTTGGTTAAAACCTACGGCGACGGCTTCGAGGCGCTCAAGGGAATAGACCTTCGTGTTGCAGAAGGCGATTTTTTCGCGTTGTTGGGCCCGAACGGGGCTGGCAAATCCACAACCCTTGGTATCGTTTGCTCGCTGGTCAACAAGACGTCCGGTAAGGTCCGGGTATTCGGGAATGACATCGACACCCACCTGTCCGATGCCAAGCTGAACCTGGGCGTTGTGCCCCAGGAATTCAATTTCAACCAGTTTGAAAAGGTCTTCGACATTGTCACGACCCAGGCGGGTTACTATGGCATCCCCCTGAAACAGGCTGCGGTGTCTGCGGAGAAATACCTCAAGAAACTGGGCCTGTGGGATAAGCGCGACACCCCGGCAAGAATGCTGTCCGGGGGAATGAAACGCCGGCTTATGATTGCCCGCGCGCTGGTCCATGAGCCCAGACTCCTGATTCTGGATGAACCGACAGCCGGCGTGGATATCGAGCTTCGGCGTTCGATGTGGGCGTTTCTCGAAGAGATGAACCGTCAGGGCACGACCATCATTCTGACCACTCATTACCTGGAAGAGGCGGAAGCGCTTTGCCGGAACATTGCCATCATCGACCATGGCCGGATTCTCAAGAACACCAGCAAGCGCGACCTGCTCCAGGAGTTGAGTGTGGAAACGTTTGTTCTGGATACCGAGGTGCCACTGTCATCGGCCCCCGAGCTGGATGGATTTGCCACCCGGCTTGACGGCGAGGGCGCCCTGGAAGTGGACGTCGAGAAAGGCCAGGGGTTGAATCAGGTGTTTGTCCAACTCGACAAGCATGGGATCAAGGTAGTCAGCATGAGGACCAAAGCCAACCGGCTTGAAGAGCTGTTTATCCGAATGGTGGAAGAGAATGCCCGGGAGTCCCGCAAGGGGCTGGAGGGCGTGGCATGA
- a CDS encoding adenylate/guanylate cyclase domain-containing protein — MMSAPADLRNASTSAGKTLTVDHHNNPVAIPPMPDYNGRILAYTATAAIIVTGVLQGAFDHWLLWLVAGALTWPHVAHMLTRRTFLRNSPRIRQKMLIFDCMVGGAFIGCIGVVAIPSVSVVLMLMFSCLIVGGIRQWLLGTVFMAAAVAASVAVIGPAESLQSPLLTSILSISATGLYICVTAYYSHQQARALMLAKTQIQNQREQSIALSHKLSKYLSPQVWQSIFTGERDVRLETQRKKLAVFFSDIKGFTELSEEMEPEALTELLNHYFNEMSEVALKYGGTIDKFVGDSIMVFFGDPTSRGQREDAFACVSMAIDMRKHMKIMRQKWRSQGIKTPLEIRMGISTGYTTVGNFGAENRMDYTIIGKEVNLASRLESLAEAGEILVSYETFSLIKDKIMCRDKGEITVKGFGKPVPIYEVVDFRRDMGPNRSFLEHEHSGFAMYLDSDKITEKERESILAALEDAADRLRQEEDAS, encoded by the coding sequence ATGATGAGTGCACCGGCAGATCTGCGTAACGCCAGCACCAGTGCTGGCAAAACCTTGACCGTTGATCACCACAACAACCCCGTTGCCATCCCGCCGATGCCGGACTACAACGGGCGTATACTTGCCTACACCGCGACCGCCGCCATTATTGTGACCGGGGTTCTCCAGGGCGCCTTCGACCACTGGTTGCTGTGGCTCGTAGCCGGTGCCCTCACCTGGCCCCACGTTGCCCACATGCTGACCCGGCGCACTTTCCTGCGCAACTCTCCGCGCATCCGCCAAAAGATGCTGATCTTCGACTGCATGGTGGGCGGGGCCTTTATCGGTTGTATCGGCGTGGTTGCCATTCCCTCCGTCTCCGTTGTGCTGATGCTGATGTTCAGTTGCCTGATCGTTGGCGGTATCCGGCAATGGCTATTGGGAACGGTGTTCATGGCAGCCGCCGTCGCGGCCTCCGTAGCGGTCATTGGCCCGGCAGAATCGCTGCAATCCCCCCTGTTGACCAGCATCTTGTCAATATCCGCGACCGGGCTCTACATCTGTGTTACCGCCTACTATTCGCATCAACAGGCCCGGGCGCTGATGCTCGCAAAGACGCAAATCCAGAATCAACGGGAGCAGTCCATCGCACTCTCCCACAAGCTCTCCAAGTACCTGTCGCCGCAAGTCTGGCAGTCAATTTTTACCGGCGAGCGTGATGTTCGCCTGGAAACACAGCGGAAGAAGCTGGCGGTGTTCTTCTCCGACATCAAGGGCTTTACCGAGCTTTCGGAGGAAATGGAGCCCGAGGCACTGACCGAACTGCTGAATCACTACTTCAACGAAATGTCGGAAGTCGCGCTCAAGTATGGCGGCACTATCGACAAGTTCGTGGGCGACTCCATCATGGTGTTCTTCGGTGATCCCACCAGCAGGGGCCAGCGCGAGGATGCGTTCGCCTGTGTGTCGATGGCGATCGACATGCGCAAGCACATGAAAATCATGCGGCAGAAATGGCGCAGTCAGGGCATCAAAACCCCGCTGGAAATTCGCATGGGCATCAGCACCGGCTACACCACGGTAGGCAACTTCGGTGCTGAAAACCGCATGGATTACACCATCATTGGCAAGGAGGTGAACCTGGCAAGTCGACTGGAGTCTCTGGCCGAGGCGGGCGAGATTCTGGTTTCCTACGAGACCTTCTCGCTGATCAAGGACAAGATCATGTGCCGGGACAAGGGCGAGATAACGGTCAAGGGGTTTGGCAAACCGGTGCCGATCTACGAGGTGGTCGATTTCCGGCGGGATATGGGCCCCAACCGCAGCTTCCTCGAGCACGAACACAGCGGGTTCGCCATGTACCTCGACTCTGACAAGATCACCGAAAAGGAACGCGAATCGATACTGGCGGCGCTTGAAGATGCCGCGGATCGCCTGCGCCAGGAGGAAGACGCTTCCTGA
- a CDS encoding organic solvent ABC transporter permease, with protein sequence MRSAHPIRLSLTLLATLTVTGCLHDSSSSSDDTSTGRLNFNGFGGVTYQTASQTGTTNAQGEFRYYPGETLSLRVGDLPIVDGVPARRYVTPLEFFPGLRAELSNPAFDDEGLSTHTITEQQLIDDIPLNNLTRFLIALNWTENVREGEGIDIRDRVIEQLNAALPNLTGPIDFNVTEAEFTARGSTPSPANQLLAAICFYPEGDELCEDPPTPSEIAAAPTRPDLEEERDPDVEYREDLQAKRDRILGSVRSLEDIDANDAQTYLTRELTSITTAVSNRFYLDEDVASHPASDTEIKTVGIRKIGGNPELADIEAISTRPADVMVNATSWQEAEVEYFVAGATGGEAELVVSFRPDDTYRWVRKQLRVIIR encoded by the coding sequence ATGAGATCCGCTCACCCGATCCGCCTGTCACTCACCCTGCTAGCCACCCTTACCGTCACTGGCTGCCTCCATGACAGCAGCTCCAGCAGCGACGATACCAGCACCGGACGTCTCAATTTCAATGGTTTTGGCGGAGTGACCTACCAGACCGCCAGTCAGACGGGGACCACCAACGCCCAGGGCGAATTCCGCTATTACCCCGGGGAAACCCTGAGCCTGCGGGTGGGTGATCTGCCGATCGTCGACGGCGTTCCCGCCAGACGATACGTAACGCCACTGGAATTCTTCCCCGGACTCCGCGCTGAACTGTCGAATCCGGCATTCGATGATGAGGGCCTCAGCACCCATACCATCACCGAGCAGCAACTGATCGACGATATTCCACTGAACAACCTTACCCGCTTCCTGATTGCCCTAAACTGGACGGAGAACGTTCGCGAGGGCGAAGGCATTGACATTCGGGACCGGGTCATCGAGCAATTGAATGCCGCCCTGCCCAACCTGACCGGTCCAATCGATTTCAACGTCACCGAGGCTGAATTCACCGCGCGTGGCTCAACGCCCTCTCCCGCCAACCAATTGCTTGCCGCCATCTGTTTTTATCCAGAGGGCGACGAACTGTGCGAGGATCCGCCGACACCTTCAGAAATAGCCGCAGCGCCAACACGGCCTGACCTTGAGGAAGAAAGAGACCCCGACGTTGAGTACCGTGAAGATCTACAGGCGAAAAGAGATCGCATTCTTGGCTCCGTCCGGTCTCTTGAGGACATTGACGCGAACGATGCACAGACTTACCTGACGCGCGAACTCACGTCCATCACGACCGCCGTCTCAAACCGTTTCTATCTGGATGAAGACGTGGCCAGCCACCCTGCCAGTGACACCGAGATTAAAACGGTAGGCATCAGGAAAATTGGGGGGAACCCGGAACTGGCGGATATCGAAGCCATCAGCACCCGACCGGCAGATGTCATGGTCAATGCGACCAGTTGGCAGGAAGCGGAAGTGGAGTATTTTGTCGCAGGCGCAACCGGAGGTGAAGCCGAGCTTGTCGTGAGTTTCCGCCCGGACGACACCTACCGATGGGTACGCAAGCAGCTGCGCGTTATTATCCGATGA
- a CDS encoding ABC transporter permease: MRAQALMTAFNTIVVREIRRFTRIWAQTLLPPAVTMTLYFIIFGNLIGSRIGQMGGFDYMAFIVPGLIMMAVITNSYANVVSSFFSMKFQRSIEELLVSPVPNWVILAGYVCGGMARGLGIGLIVTLLSLAFTNLSIHSLPMMVATVFLTSALFALGGFINAMLATKFDDISIVPTFVLTPLTYLGGVFYSIDLLPDFWQGVSMANPILYMVNGFRFGILGVSDVNPFVSLGMILVFISVLAFIALRMLSRGKGIRH, encoded by the coding sequence ATGAGAGCTCAGGCCCTGATGACCGCCTTTAACACGATCGTGGTCCGGGAGATCCGGCGATTCACCCGGATCTGGGCGCAGACATTGCTGCCGCCGGCTGTCACCATGACACTCTACTTTATCATTTTCGGCAACCTGATCGGCTCCAGGATTGGCCAGATGGGCGGCTTTGACTACATGGCCTTCATCGTCCCGGGCCTGATCATGATGGCCGTCATTACCAATTCCTACGCGAACGTGGTGTCATCGTTCTTCTCGATGAAATTCCAGCGTAGCATCGAGGAACTCCTGGTGTCTCCGGTTCCGAACTGGGTGATTCTGGCGGGCTATGTCTGCGGTGGCATGGCACGGGGCCTGGGCATCGGGCTGATTGTTACGCTGTTGTCGCTGGCCTTCACCAATCTGTCGATCCACAGCCTGCCCATGATGGTTGCGACCGTATTCCTGACCTCGGCGCTGTTTGCGCTGGGGGGCTTTATCAATGCCATGCTGGCGACAAAGTTTGATGACATCTCCATCGTACCAACCTTTGTTCTTACCCCGCTCACGTATCTGGGTGGGGTCTTCTACAGTATCGACCTGCTTCCGGATTTTTGGCAGGGGGTTTCCATGGCAAACCCGATCCTGTACATGGTGAATGGATTCCGCTTCGGTATTCTGGGCGTTTCGGACGTTAATCCTTTCGTGTCTCTTGGTATGATTCTGGTTTTCATTTCCGTGCTCGCGTTCATCGCCCTCAGAATGCTGTCACGCGGAAAGGGTATCCGGCACTGA
- a CDS encoding PilZ domain-containing protein, with amino-acid sequence MADSDRREHARTAMSAKVKVVHPVQGEFVFSTRDISDGGVFIVVDTEPFEPQLGDRVTVQVQGLPVPAPILDMVIVRKTRDGFGLQFEYGQD; translated from the coding sequence ATGGCAGACAGTGATCGAAGAGAACATGCACGCACCGCGATGAGTGCCAAGGTGAAGGTTGTACACCCGGTTCAGGGTGAGTTTGTCTTCTCGACCCGGGATATTTCCGACGGTGGCGTGTTCATTGTGGTCGATACGGAACCCTTTGAGCCCCAGCTTGGCGACAGGGTAACCGTGCAGGTTCAGGGGTTGCCGGTGCCTGCCCCCATCCTGGATATGGTGATCGTTCGCAAGACCCGTGACGGATTCGGACTTCAATTCGAGTATGGCCAGGATTGA
- a CDS encoding nitroreductase family protein, which translates to MTAVCEFLLNRTSEPRLESPAPDSETLARAFACAARAPDHALLRPWRYLVIEGEGLSALGDLFASTCANNSDEQEIEKLRRAPLRAPMIVVGIASPKQHPKVPEVEQIMSAAAGMSFLELALQDAGFGVMWRTGSVAYHSAVHDGLGLEEGESIVGFLYVGTVSSEKPPVPRPEVHDFVQHWPS; encoded by the coding sequence ATGACTGCAGTCTGTGAATTTCTGCTCAACCGGACCTCGGAACCAAGATTAGAGTCGCCGGCGCCGGATTCTGAAACTCTGGCCCGCGCATTCGCCTGTGCCGCCCGGGCCCCGGATCATGCTCTGCTGCGGCCGTGGCGCTACCTCGTCATCGAGGGGGAAGGCCTGAGCGCATTGGGAGATCTGTTCGCATCAACGTGTGCGAACAACAGCGATGAGCAGGAAATCGAGAAGCTTCGTCGGGCCCCACTGAGGGCGCCGATGATCGTTGTTGGCATCGCGTCACCGAAGCAACACCCCAAGGTTCCGGAAGTCGAGCAGATCATGTCGGCGGCGGCCGGCATGAGTTTTCTGGAGCTGGCCCTGCAGGATGCCGGTTTCGGCGTCATGTGGCGCACCGGCAGTGTGGCCTATCATTCGGCGGTGCATGACGGCCTTGGACTTGAAGAGGGCGAGTCGATCGTCGGCTTCCTTTATGTGGGAACCGTCTCCTCGGAAAAGCCGCCGGTTCCCCGTCCGGAGGTCCACGACTTCGTCCAGCACTGGCCGTCCTGA
- a CDS encoding ABC transporter permease, with the protein MTEAVTSVDPGLTEPLLAKRTSRRWLISAALTTAIVVLPVLSVVFLAFFPEENIWPHLIDTTLPRYLTTTLQLMLGVGVLTLVIGLSTAWAVTMCEFPGRRFFEWAMLLPFAVPAYVIAYVYTSLLDYAGPVQSALREWFGWENASDYWFPEIRSLEGATLMIGLVLYPYVYLLARAAFLEQSPSLFAVSRSLGHSALSTFFRVVLPIARPAVAVGLSLVLMETLNDFGTVDFFAVQTLTAGLFDTWMNLGNLGGAAQIATTMLIFVVILVTLERYSRRRQQQFAARDNRDPIRRFTMSFPRQLVCVAVCAVPVTLGFLIPGFTLGLYAWEYFGESWNPDFIQNTFNSLFLSGTAALTTLLIGITLAYSRRLHNTRGMQILMRLSSLGYAMPGAVLAVGVIVPLAGFDNWFDGLMREFFGISTGLLLSGSAFALVFAYTVRFLAVSAGSVESALQKITPSMDMASRSLGYTPGKTLVHVHLPMLRGTLLTAALVVFVDCMKELPATLILRPFNFETLATYVYQFASDERLYHSALPALIIVLAGIVPIILMSRSISNTRSIG; encoded by the coding sequence ATGACCGAGGCCGTTACCAGCGTTGACCCAGGGCTAACCGAGCCCTTGCTGGCAAAACGAACCTCTCGGCGGTGGCTGATCTCTGCAGCCCTGACCACGGCCATTGTTGTGCTCCCGGTGCTCTCCGTTGTCTTCCTGGCCTTTTTTCCGGAAGAGAACATCTGGCCTCACCTCATCGATACAACGCTGCCCCGATACCTGACCACCACGCTTCAACTCATGCTTGGCGTCGGTGTGCTGACCCTGGTCATCGGACTTTCGACGGCCTGGGCGGTCACCATGTGCGAGTTCCCGGGCCGGCGTTTTTTCGAATGGGCTATGCTGCTGCCGTTCGCCGTTCCCGCCTATGTCATCGCCTATGTCTACACCAGTCTGCTTGACTACGCCGGGCCGGTGCAGAGCGCACTCAGGGAATGGTTCGGCTGGGAAAATGCCAGCGACTACTGGTTTCCTGAAATCCGCAGCCTGGAGGGTGCCACGCTGATGATCGGCCTGGTGCTCTACCCTTACGTCTATCTACTCGCCCGAGCCGCTTTCCTCGAGCAATCGCCGTCACTGTTTGCCGTCAGCCGCAGCCTGGGCCATTCCGCCCTGAGTACTTTTTTTCGCGTGGTGTTGCCAATCGCCCGGCCTGCAGTGGCGGTTGGCCTCTCGCTGGTGCTGATGGAAACCCTGAACGACTTCGGCACCGTCGACTTTTTTGCCGTGCAGACACTGACCGCCGGCCTCTTCGATACCTGGATGAACCTGGGCAACCTGGGCGGCGCCGCACAGATTGCGACCACCATGCTCATCTTCGTGGTCATTCTGGTGACCCTGGAGCGCTACTCACGTCGCCGGCAACAGCAGTTTGCAGCCCGGGACAACCGTGACCCGATCCGCCGTTTTACCATGTCCTTTCCGAGACAACTGGTCTGCGTGGCAGTGTGCGCTGTACCCGTGACCCTCGGCTTCCTCATCCCGGGCTTCACACTGGGCCTGTACGCCTGGGAATACTTCGGCGAAAGCTGGAATCCGGATTTCATCCAGAACACCTTCAATAGCCTTTTCCTGTCCGGCACTGCAGCACTGACCACCCTGCTGATCGGCATTACCCTCGCCTACAGCCGCAGACTGCACAACACCCGCGGCATGCAGATTCTCATGCGGCTATCGAGCCTTGGCTATGCCATGCCCGGGGCGGTTCTGGCGGTCGGCGTCATCGTGCCCCTCGCAGGTTTCGATAACTGGTTCGACGGCCTGATGCGCGAGTTTTTCGGTATCAGCACAGGCCTGCTTCTGAGTGGTTCCGCCTTTGCGTTGGTCTTTGCCTACACAGTGCGATTTCTCGCGGTTTCGGCGGGTAGCGTGGAGAGTGCCCTTCAGAAAATTACGCCGAGCATGGATATGGCGTCTCGCTCGCTGGGGTACACGCCGGGCAAAACGCTGGTCCACGTGCACCTGCCGATGCTCCGTGGCACCCTGCTGACAGCCGCGCTCGTGGTGTTTGTCGATTGCATGAAGGAGCTACCGGCCACGCTCATTCTCCGTCCCTTCAATTTTGAAACCCTGGCCACCTACGTCTACCAGTTTGCTTCCGACGAGCGCCTATACCACAGCGCGCTACCGGCCCTGATCATTGTACTGGCGGGAATCGTTCCGATTATTCTGATGAGCCGTTCGATATCCAACACACGCTCGATTGGCTGA
- a CDS encoding Fe(3+) ABC transporter substrate-binding protein — MRMKLAATASIALTLLPLSASADGEVNIYSYRQAYLLKPLLNAFEQETGIDTNVVFAKKGLAERLEREGRNSPADIVMTVDISRINELVERDLVQGVDSDVLNENIPENLRHPEGKWFALTTRGRLIFTSKDRVEEGEITTYEELADDKWNNRICTRSGKHPYNIALFSSMIAHHGEAETEAWLEGVKDNLARKPQGGDRDQIKAIAEGVCDVSIGNSYYYGNMLQDENQREIAEQVRLVFPNAEGRGTHVNISGISMTKSAPNRENALKLMEFLSSPEAQRIYAEANTEYPANPDVSPSGLVAEWGDINPDQLSLQEIADHRNAAVKLVDRVDYDGE, encoded by the coding sequence ATGCGAATGAAACTGGCCGCAACCGCCTCCATTGCCCTGACCCTGCTTCCATTGAGTGCATCCGCCGATGGCGAGGTGAACATCTACTCCTATCGGCAGGCCTACCTGCTCAAGCCACTGCTGAATGCGTTTGAGCAGGAGACCGGGATCGACACAAATGTCGTATTCGCGAAGAAGGGCCTGGCCGAACGCCTGGAGCGTGAGGGCCGCAACAGCCCGGCGGACATCGTCATGACGGTCGACATTTCCCGCATTAACGAGCTGGTTGAGCGCGACCTGGTTCAGGGCGTCGACAGCGACGTACTGAACGAGAACATCCCGGAAAACCTTCGCCACCCCGAGGGCAAGTGGTTCGCACTGACCACCCGGGGCCGGCTGATCTTTACCTCGAAGGATCGTGTTGAGGAAGGTGAAATCACAACCTATGAAGAGCTGGCAGACGACAAATGGAATAACCGCATCTGTACGCGAAGCGGTAAACATCCCTACAACATCGCCCTGTTCTCTTCAATGATTGCCCATCACGGGGAAGCCGAGACCGAAGCGTGGCTGGAAGGCGTCAAGGATAACCTGGCGCGCAAGCCGCAGGGTGGCGACCGTGACCAGATCAAGGCGATTGCTGAGGGCGTATGCGACGTATCGATCGGCAACAGTTACTACTACGGCAACATGCTTCAGGACGAAAACCAGCGTGAGATCGCCGAACAGGTTCGCCTGGTGTTTCCCAACGCCGAAGGCCGTGGCACCCACGTTAACATCAGTGGCATTTCGATGACCAAGAGCGCTCCAAACCGTGAAAACGCGCTCAAACTGATGGAGTTCCTGTCATCGCCTGAAGCCCAGCGCATCTATGCCGAGGCGAATACCGAATACCCGGCAAACCCGGATGTGAGCCCTTCCGGCCTTGTCGCGGAGTGGGGGGACATCAATCCGGACCAACTGTCCTTGCAGGAAATCGCTGACCATCGAAATGCAGCGGTGAAACTGGTTGATCGCGTCGACTACGACGGCGAGTAA
- the queF gene encoding NADPH-dependent 7-cyano-7-deazaguanine reductase QueF (Catalyzes the NADPH-dependent reduction of 7-cyano-7-deazaguanine (preQ0) to 7-aminomethyl-7-deazaguanine (preQ1) in queuosine biosynthesis), whose product MALHDAPLGKASEYPDHYDSTLLFPVARDENRRRLGLGDGRWPWFGEDLWQAWEVSWLRHSGVPAVAWAEIRFPAASPSIIESKSLKLYLNSFNQTVFSSMEQVAETMVEDLSSACGAAVRVDMKSVDESGEAVGRPGGFELIDDEPVTDPVYEYSPEVLMAGGETVTERLCSHLLKSNCPVTGQPDWATLLITYTGPRIDRGALLKYVVAFRQKQDFHEHCVETVFSDLMARCQPEHLSVCARYTRRGGLDINPWRSTEPDPDTTPRLVRQ is encoded by the coding sequence ATGGCGCTACATGACGCACCGCTGGGCAAGGCCAGCGAGTACCCCGACCATTACGATTCAACTCTGCTTTTCCCGGTCGCAAGGGATGAAAATCGCCGCCGGTTGGGGTTAGGCGATGGCCGCTGGCCCTGGTTCGGTGAGGACCTGTGGCAGGCATGGGAAGTGTCGTGGCTTCGCCACAGTGGGGTGCCAGCAGTAGCCTGGGCGGAAATCCGGTTTCCCGCAGCGTCGCCGTCGATCATCGAGTCCAAATCACTCAAGCTGTACCTGAATTCGTTCAACCAGACGGTGTTCTCCTCCATGGAGCAGGTTGCCGAAACCATGGTTGAGGATCTGTCCAGCGCCTGTGGTGCAGCTGTGCGGGTTGACATGAAAAGTGTCGACGAATCGGGAGAAGCGGTCGGACGTCCTGGGGGTTTTGAACTGATTGACGACGAGCCGGTCACCGATCCCGTCTACGAGTATTCGCCCGAGGTGCTGATGGCCGGCGGCGAGACAGTCACAGAGCGTCTTTGCTCGCACTTGCTGAAGAGTAACTGCCCGGTGACGGGCCAGCCGGACTGGGCCACGCTGCTGATCACCTACACCGGTCCGCGGATTGATCGTGGGGCGTTGCTCAAGTACGTGGTGGCGTTCCGCCAGAAGCAGGATTTTCACGAACACTGCGTGGAGACGGTTTTCAGTGATCTGATGGCGAGGTGCCAGCCCGAACACTTGAGCGTCTGTGCCCGATACACGCGTCGGGGCGGGCTCGACATCAATCCCTGGCGCAGCACCGAACCGGATCCTGACACTACGCCGAGGCTGGTACGCCAGTAG